The DNA sequence AGGTCGGGGGACGTCGTTTAATCCCCACTCCCTGGCGAACCTTTGTGCGTGTTTTTAAATTGCGCTGGCTGTCCCCCTTGTTTCCGCGGCTCTTTTCTGACTTCAATCTGCATCTCGAATCATTGCCGGACCATCCGATAGAAGTCGAGGCAATTTCCGGGGCCTGTATGCTGGTCCCTCGTAAGGCATATGACGATGTGGGCGGATTAGATGAGGGCTACTTTCTGCACTGTGAAGACCTGGACTGGTGTATGAGTTTCCGGGAAAAGGGCTGGAAGATCATGTTTGTACCCGATGCGAAAATCTCACATTTCCAGGGAAGCTGTAGCCGTTCTCGCCGTATTTTTGTTGAATGGAACAAGCACAAGGGAATGGTGCGGTTCTATAGCAAATTCTTCCGCCACAAGTATCCAGTCGTGTTGATGTGGATTATCACCTGCGGAGTCTGGTTACGGTTCAGCCTGTTGGCCTGCTACTTTTCGGTCCGGCAGTTCTTCAGATGGTTCAAGGTCGCCGGTACCTGATCTTTGGTAAAGATGATGCGGAAGGGTAGAGGAATCACTGCAGACGCGGCTCACTCAGTTCTGGAAGATCATCACCGTCGCGTTTAGAGCTCGAAGTCAAACAAGGCGGCTTCGACGCATTCGCAAAGAGTGTGCTCCAGAACCAGATGTACTTCCTGGATCTGGCTGGTCAGTTCTCCAGGGGCGATGACACAAACATCGCTCAATTCTCGCACTTTACCGCCATCGTGACCGGTAAACACGATACTCTGAATGTTACGTTCACGACAGACTTCCAGGGCTTTGACGATGTTTGGGGAATTTCCCGAGGTCGTGATTCCCAGAAAGACATCTGTTGAGGTCAACTTGCCCGCAATCTGGCGGGAGAAGATCTCATCGTAGCCATAATCATTGCCGATTGCAGTGATTATGGATGAATCCGTAGTCAGAGCCTCGGCAGGCAGTGGGGCGCGGTCTCTCGCCAGACGACTGACAAATTCCGCTGCCAGATGCTGTGCGTCAGCTGCAGAACCACCATTTCCGGCGACATACAGACGGCCCCCCTGCTGATAGCAGTTCAATACGATATCAACGGACCGGGCAAATTCGGCCTGAGTTTCTGCGTTCTGCAACAACTCGTTTTTGGCGGCAATAGAACGCTCCAGGTTTCTGCAAATAATTCTGGCTGCCAGGCTCATGGCGCTATGCTCCCGTATGATTGTGGAGTTATGTCTGGTATTCCTCTGACTCATAAATCTCCAGCACTTCATCGATCTCGCCCCGGGCGAATGGAGTTCCATTTTTCAGTAGAAGTGCGGAGTTACAAAATTCTCTGATGACATCGTCTGAGTGAGATGCAATGACCATGATCTTGGCCTTGTTCATGAATTCATTCAGCCGGGCTTCCGCTTTGTGGATAAAACGGGCATCCCCGGTGCCGATGACTTCGTCCATCAGCAGAATATCTGATTCGAGTGATGTCATTACGGCAAATGCCAGCCGCATCAGCATCCCTGACGAGTAGACCCGCACCGGCAGATCGAGATATTTGCCCAACTCGGTGAAGTCGGAGATCTCTTCGAGTTTTTCTTCAATTTCTCTGGTGGTCAGTCCCAGCAGACGTCCCCTGAGATAGATATTCTCGAACCCGGTGGCCTCCATTTCAAATCCCAGAGTAATATTCAGGGTAGAGACAATCCGGCCCTCAATTTCCACTTTACCATTGGTGGGAGTATAGATTCCCGCCAGAACTTTGAGCAATGTGGATTTCCCGGCGCCATTGTGCCCGATCAGTCCCAGTCGGTCACCGTCGTTTAATTCCAGGTCAATCTGGTCCAGACCTGTAACGACCACCGTACCGCTGTCCCGGGTGATTTTGCCTCCCGTAGCAAAGTTCAACAACCTGTTTTTGACGGACCGGTCACCTGCCCCGATGATCGGGTAGTGCAGAGTCACATTTTCTACTTTTATCCTGGCCATATCAAATCCAATATACGATCCGGTCACGTTTAGCGGCATAAAGCAAGATGCTGACAGCGAAGCCTGCAATACAGATCCCTGCTGTGATCATCCAGGAATTCAAGTCTGGTGTCTGGTTCAATATGGGGGATCGCGTCAGATCGAGGAAGTAGGCGATGGGATTATAGTTGACGACCCAGCTGTTTGCTCCCACGAGCTTGGGTAACCACGTAATCGGTGAGACAAAGAACAGAACCTGAACCATACTTTGAATAATGGGGGCGAGATCCCGATAGCGGGCCCCAACAATCCCCAGAAACAGCGTGATCCAGAATAGATTCAGCAGGACCAGTATCAGGCCCGGCAATACTAGCAGTGTCTGCCAGGTAGGCCAAATCCCGAAGTAGAAGGTCACAAACATGATAAACAGCGCATTATGCAGAAAGATGATCGTATTTCTTGCTAATGACCGGAAAACAAAGATCAGTAAATTGATCTTCATGTCTTTCAGATACGCTGCATTCTCTATAAAGATCGTGGGAGATTCGCTAAGTACCACTGCAATCAATGTCCAGAATAGATAACCTGCCGCCAGATTGGGCAGATACTCTTCCGGGGGAACGTTGAACAGTTTGGAATAAACGACTCCCAAGGCAATAATGAAGATTGCCATACTGATCGTGATCCAGAACGGGCCGATCTTCGACCTCCGATAACGGATCCGAATATCAAACCATGCCAGAAACATACATAACTGGCTGGATTTGATCATATCGACCATATCTTCCAGAGCGAGTTTGACTCGATTATTCATTAAACATCTATATTATTGAATGGTAAGTGCTGACAATCCTGCGACAACGAGAGTCGGCTCCATCAGGTTGGCGGGCTTAGGGAAAGAACCGGTAATCAGCCTGGCCCGATTTCTAAAGCTTTATCAGTCTCGGAACAGACTCAGGATTGCAGGATGTGGTAAAGACAGGTTGAACGATATTCAAAAGTCGTGGGTGTCAAAGCCTTTGGCTCAGGTTAGTTGGGCTGTGAATATAAAATCGCTGGTGGGGGAGTATAGTGGAATCAGTTCAAATTGAGCAACATTAATTCCGGGGTCTGGTTTTCGGCTCTGAAATGACGTAAACGATTGTCTGTTAATCGGATAAGTAAAGAGTTTCTCAACACGAAACCTGTCAGCGATCCCCCCTTTCCGGTTCCATGCAGAGAGCAGGGGGATTAAATTTCGTGAATTTACAAGGATGATCAGAATGATGTATTGAACTGGGCTAGATAGTGTCTATGATACACTAACAAATCGGAGGAACTTACAATGGCCCTGAATAAAATCTACGATACTTCATTGACGCTCTTAACAGACCTGTATCAGCTGACGATGGCTCACGGATACTGGAAAACAGGGAGAGCAGAACAGGAAGCCGTCTTTCACCTCTTCTTTCGCAAAAATCCGTTCCAGGGTGGTTACACCATCGCAGCCGGGCTGGAATACGCTCTGGAATATATCAGGCACTTCCAGTTCAGCGAAGATGATCTCAGTTATCTGAAGACACTGGAAGGCAATGATGGCCGCCAGTTGTTCTCCAGTGGCTTTCTGGAATACCTGGCGGATCTGCGGATCACCTGTGATCTGGCAGCGGTTCCGGAAGGGACCGTGGTCTTTCCCCACGAACCTCTGGTGCGGGTTACGGGACCGATTCTGCAGTGTCAGTTGCTGGAAACCGCTCTACTGAATCTGATCAACTTTCAGACGCTGATCGCCACCAAGTCGGCCCGCATCTGTACCGCCACGGGCGGAGATCCGGTTCTGGAGTTCGGTTTAAGAAGGGCTCAGGGAATCGATGGCGGCCTGGCAGCCAGTCGAGCCGCCTACATTGGTGGGTGTGCAGCCACATCCAATGTGCTGGCCGGTAAGCTATTCGGAATTCCCGTCAAAGGGACACACGCTCACAGCTGGGTCATGTCCTACGATGACGAGCTTTCCGCCTTCGAAGATTACGCCCGGGCTATGCCTAATAACTGCGTCTTCCTCGTCGATACCTACGATACACTCGATGGAGTCCGCAATGCGGTTCGGGTCGGGATTCAGTTAAAGGAGTCAGGTCATCAAATGGTGGGGATCCGGCTCGATTCGGGAGATCTCGCGTATCTCAGTATCGAAGCCAGACGCCTGCTGGATGAAGCGGGTTTGACGGAAGCCGCGATCGTCGCCAGCAATGACCTGGATGAAACCACCATCAGCAGCCTCAAAATGCAGGGAGCCAAGATCGCCGTCTGGGGTGTGGGCACTCGTCTGGTGACCGCCTTCGAACAACCCGCCCTGGGAGGGGTTTACAAACTGGGAGCGATCAGGAATGAAGACCAGGAATGGGAACCCCGTTTGAAACTGTCCGAACAGGCCATCAAGACCTCTACCCCTGGAATTTTACAGACCAGACGCTATCTGAATGAAAACGGGGCCGTGGCCGACATGATCTTTAATGAACTTGCTCCGCCATCCTCGGAACGAAGCGTGCTGATCGATCCTCTGGATCTGACGCGGCGACGGGTGCTGGACGATAAATTTGACTCACAGGACCTGTTGATCCCCGTAGTCCAGCAGGGGGAGATCGTTCATCAACACGAATCATTGTCAGTCATTCGCGAACGGGCACAGCAGCAGTTGGATCTGTTCCACGTGGGCATTCAGCGTCATCTGGATCCACACGAATATCCCGTTGGTCTGGAACAGGGGCTGTATGATTACAAAACCGAACAGATTCTGCAGGCAAGAAAATTAAATCATCAGTGACACACGGAACCATGAATCAAGCTCATGCTGAATAATGAAATGAACCAGCCATGAAACTCATCCAGATAGCCGCCGTTGCTCTGAATCAGACTCCCTTGGACTGGTCCGGAAATGCAGTCCGGATCAGACAGGCGATCGACGCGGCCCGCAATGAGGGGGCCTCGCTGATCTGTTTACCCGAGCTCTGCCTCACCGGCTATAACTGTGAAGACACTTTCTTTTCGATCGACGTTCAACAGCGGGCGCTGTCAGCCCTGCTGGAGCTGCTTCCCTTCACGAAAGGGGCCGTTGTCTCAGTAGGGCTTCCGCTGATGTATGGCGGTGCCCTCTATAACTGTGCCTGCCTGATTGCCGACGGTCAGATTCTGGGATTCGTCGCCAAAAATCATCTGGCCGGCGATGGTATTCATTATGAACCACGCTGGTTCAAAGCCTGGGATTCCACGTGCGTGGGTGAAATCACGATTCAAGGTCAGGCATACCCGATCGGCAATTTGATCTTTGAAGTAGACGGTGTTCGGCTCGGTTTCGAAATCTGTGAAGATGCCTGGGCCGCACGTCGACCCGGACGTGAACTCTCGCAGGCAG is a window from the Gimesia benthica genome containing:
- a CDS encoding glycosyltransferase family 2 protein translates to MENSCLISVIIVNFNSADKLLLCVQSLVDCQQDLEIIIVDNASHDESLKDVQHTFRAHQNIQFIENQENMGFAVACNQGGGVASGDYLLYLNPDCKINSHAISELRECLVQNPEAGMTGGQLLNSDGTEQVGGRRLIPTPWRTFVRVFKLRWLSPLFPRLFSDFNLHLESLPDHPIEVEAISGACMLVPRKAYDDVGGLDEGYFLHCEDLDWCMSFREKGWKIMFVPDAKISHFQGSCSRSRRIFVEWNKHKGMVRFYSKFFRHKYPVVLMWIITCGVWLRFSLLACYFSVRQFFRWFKVAGT
- a CDS encoding D-sedoheptulose-7-phosphate isomerase; this translates as MSLAARIICRNLERSIAAKNELLQNAETQAEFARSVDIVLNCYQQGGRLYVAGNGGSAADAQHLAAEFVSRLARDRAPLPAEALTTDSSIITAIGNDYGYDEIFSRQIAGKLTSTDVFLGITTSGNSPNIVKALEVCRERNIQSIVFTGHDGGKVRELSDVCVIAPGELTSQIQEVHLVLEHTLCECVEAALFDFEL
- a CDS encoding ABC transporter ATP-binding protein encodes the protein MARIKVENVTLHYPIIGAGDRSVKNRLLNFATGGKITRDSGTVVVTGLDQIDLELNDGDRLGLIGHNGAGKSTLLKVLAGIYTPTNGKVEIEGRIVSTLNITLGFEMEATGFENIYLRGRLLGLTTREIEEKLEEISDFTELGKYLDLPVRVYSSGMLMRLAFAVMTSLESDILLMDEVIGTGDARFIHKAEARLNEFMNKAKIMVIASHSDDVIREFCNSALLLKNGTPFARGEIDEVLEIYESEEYQT
- a CDS encoding ABC transporter permease codes for the protein MNNRVKLALEDMVDMIKSSQLCMFLAWFDIRIRYRRSKIGPFWITISMAIFIIALGVVYSKLFNVPPEEYLPNLAAGYLFWTLIAVVLSESPTIFIENAAYLKDMKINLLIFVFRSLARNTIIFLHNALFIMFVTFYFGIWPTWQTLLVLPGLILVLLNLFWITLFLGIVGARYRDLAPIIQSMVQVLFFVSPITWLPKLVGANSWVVNYNPIAYFLDLTRSPILNQTPDLNSWMITAGICIAGFAVSILLYAAKRDRIVYWI
- a CDS encoding nicotinate phosphoribosyltransferase produces the protein MALNKIYDTSLTLLTDLYQLTMAHGYWKTGRAEQEAVFHLFFRKNPFQGGYTIAAGLEYALEYIRHFQFSEDDLSYLKTLEGNDGRQLFSSGFLEYLADLRITCDLAAVPEGTVVFPHEPLVRVTGPILQCQLLETALLNLINFQTLIATKSARICTATGGDPVLEFGLRRAQGIDGGLAASRAAYIGGCAATSNVLAGKLFGIPVKGTHAHSWVMSYDDELSAFEDYARAMPNNCVFLVDTYDTLDGVRNAVRVGIQLKESGHQMVGIRLDSGDLAYLSIEARRLLDEAGLTEAAIVASNDLDETTISSLKMQGAKIAVWGVGTRLVTAFEQPALGGVYKLGAIRNEDQEWEPRLKLSEQAIKTSTPGILQTRRYLNENGAVADMIFNELAPPSSERSVLIDPLDLTRRRVLDDKFDSQDLLIPVVQQGEIVHQHESLSVIRERAQQQLDLFHVGIQRHLDPHEYPVGLEQGLYDYKTEQILQARKLNHQ